A genome region from Crossiella equi includes the following:
- the prcB gene encoding proteasome subunit beta: protein MIDMADTSFLRYLQAEAPHLLPWHTLPKSPVEAPHGTTVLALVFDGGVLMAGDRRATAGHLIAQRDLAKVRQADEHSVVAFAGTVGIAVELVRLFQVELEHYEKIEGVSLTLEGKANQLNSMVKANFGLARAGLVAIPLYAGYDLDRGIGRIFSYEVIGGRTEEHRYAAEGSGSLFAKGTLKKLYREDLTEAQAARAALEALYDAADDDTATGGPDLVRRIYPQLTVVTAEGFRAYSDEEAEALAQTVVAARAERPGGPSFL, encoded by the coding sequence ATGATCGACATGGCCGACACCTCGTTCCTCCGGTACCTGCAGGCCGAGGCGCCCCACCTGCTGCCCTGGCACACCCTGCCGAAGTCCCCGGTGGAGGCCCCGCACGGCACCACGGTGCTGGCGCTGGTCTTCGACGGCGGGGTGCTGATGGCGGGTGACCGCCGGGCCACCGCCGGGCACCTGATCGCCCAGCGCGACCTGGCCAAGGTCCGGCAGGCCGACGAGCACTCGGTGGTCGCCTTCGCGGGCACGGTCGGCATCGCGGTGGAGCTGGTGCGGCTGTTCCAGGTGGAGCTGGAGCACTACGAGAAGATCGAGGGCGTGTCGCTGACGCTGGAGGGCAAGGCCAACCAGCTGAACTCGATGGTGAAGGCCAACTTCGGGCTGGCGCGGGCCGGGCTGGTGGCCATCCCGCTCTACGCCGGGTACGACCTGGACCGCGGGATCGGGCGGATCTTCAGCTACGAGGTGATCGGCGGGCGGACCGAGGAACACCGGTACGCCGCCGAGGGCTCGGGCTCGCTGTTCGCCAAGGGCACGCTGAAGAAGCTCTACCGCGAGGACCTGACCGAGGCGCAGGCCGCGCGGGCGGCGCTGGAGGCCCTCTACGACGCGGCCGACGACGACACCGCGACCGGCGGCCCGGACCTCGTCCGGCGGATCTACCCGCAGCTCACGGTCGTCACCGCCGAGGGCTTCCGGGCCTACTCCGACGAGGAGGCCGAGGCGCTGGCCCAGACCGTGGTGGCGGCGCGGGCCGAGCGCCCGGGCGGGCCGAGCTTTCTCTAG
- a CDS encoding aldo/keto reductase, translating into MDKRHANRLGRDFGVVGLGCWQLGADWGEVDEREALALLHTAADTGVDFFDTADVYGDGRSETLVGRFLAERGGEVFVATKMGRRAEQLPENYNRANFLAWNDRSRRNLGVDTLDLVQLHCPPTPVYSQDEVFDTLDELVEAKRIAAYGVSVERVEEALTAIARPGVASVQIILNAFRHKPLERVLPAAREAGVAIIARVPLASGLLSGRYTRDTAFGADDHRNYNRNGEAFDVGETFSGVPYEVGLAAVERLRPLVPAGASMAQFALRWIVDQPGVTVVIPGARNADQARANAEAAALAPVDGEAVRAVYDDLVRPHVHDRW; encoded by the coding sequence GTGGACAAGCGACACGCGAACAGGCTCGGCCGGGACTTCGGCGTGGTGGGGCTGGGCTGCTGGCAGCTCGGCGCGGACTGGGGTGAGGTGGACGAGCGCGAGGCCCTGGCGCTGCTGCACACCGCCGCCGACACCGGGGTGGACTTCTTCGACACCGCCGACGTCTACGGCGACGGCCGCAGCGAGACCCTGGTCGGCCGCTTCCTCGCCGAACGCGGCGGCGAGGTCTTCGTGGCCACCAAGATGGGCCGCCGCGCCGAACAGCTGCCGGAGAACTACAACCGCGCCAACTTCCTCGCCTGGAACGACCGCAGTCGGCGCAACCTCGGCGTGGACACCCTGGACCTGGTCCAGCTGCACTGCCCGCCCACGCCCGTGTACAGCCAGGACGAGGTCTTCGACACCCTGGACGAGCTGGTCGAGGCCAAGCGGATCGCCGCCTACGGGGTGAGCGTGGAACGGGTCGAGGAGGCCCTGACCGCGATCGCCCGGCCCGGCGTGGCCAGCGTGCAGATCATCCTCAACGCCTTCCGCCACAAGCCCCTGGAGCGGGTGCTGCCCGCCGCGCGCGAGGCCGGGGTCGCGATCATCGCGCGCGTGCCGCTGGCCAGCGGCCTGCTGTCCGGGCGCTACACCAGGGACACGGCCTTCGGGGCCGACGACCACCGCAACTACAACCGCAACGGCGAGGCCTTCGACGTCGGTGAGACCTTCTCCGGCGTGCCCTACGAGGTCGGCCTGGCGGCGGTCGAACGGCTGCGCCCGCTGGTGCCCGCCGGGGCGAGCATGGCCCAGTTCGCGCTGCGCTGGATTGTCGACCAGCCCGGTGTCACCGTGGTCATCCCGGGTGCCCGCAACGCCGACCAGGCCCGTGCCAACGCCGAGGCCGCCGCGCTCGCGCCGGTGGACGGCGAGGCCGTGCGCGCGGTCTACGACGACCTGGTCCGGCCGCACGTCCACGACCGCTGGTGA
- a CDS encoding FUSC family protein has translation MRTAVWAVLDRVAAADPGSLRLRLAVRTAASVVVALGGLLLAGVAPTAVMLGGVLAMMSAMTVNDRSPSTKAVTFLLLPVAAFTSVTSASLLHPWPRLDNAAFLAVIFGAVYLRRFAPRGTAVGMVAFMAYFFALFIQATPPQLPVLAVAVLVGLGASALSHFVLVPRRPAQAMRRIVVAFRSRLGQVVDAAANVVRTPDERRREQLRRKFARLHECALMIETELAELVAEEEFDRWQQLVIDLELSGERVAVGVRRVVDEPELPPGVREQLVAELRTLRLFTARRPVAAALPTGELAGPESVEMLRKAMRELAEDIRTARQVQENGLPEAEEPVPVPVPEPPAEPEPPAEQPKARPKLRPTTRQAIQAVIGALLAIAGGELLSGQRWYWAVITAFLVFANTTSRGDILIRGLRRTVGTLLGILVGMAAAVVLAGHDLLLLVLILGCISLAAYVVQVSYGLMTFFTTMMLGLLYNLLGTFTPELLVLRLEETVIGALAGAVAAVLVLPTSTRATIREDLAGLLEQLREFVRHAAAVLGEAERVDLIEQAREIDRKLAGLRKVAEPMTHAASPYRSQRGQLRRVLTVLNSCAYYARNLAAHAEPAMLSADGRLPGTAERIVANLEAVRAAVLAEEAKPAGEVVAGTGLSPAPGGELAARRVIAAFDHLDQLVLALARPFGLRPGP, from the coding sequence ATGCGAACTGCGGTGTGGGCGGTGCTGGACCGGGTCGCGGCGGCCGACCCCGGGTCGTTGCGGCTGCGGCTGGCCGTGCGCACCGCGGCGAGTGTGGTGGTGGCGCTGGGCGGGCTGCTCCTGGCCGGGGTGGCGCCCACGGCGGTCATGCTCGGCGGGGTGCTGGCCATGATGTCGGCGATGACCGTCAACGACCGGTCGCCCTCGACCAAGGCGGTCACGTTCCTGCTGCTGCCGGTGGCCGCGTTCACCTCGGTCACCTCGGCCAGCCTGCTGCACCCCTGGCCCCGCCTGGACAACGCCGCCTTCCTCGCCGTCATCTTCGGCGCGGTCTACCTGCGGCGGTTCGCGCCCCGGGGCACCGCGGTCGGCATGGTCGCGTTCATGGCCTACTTCTTCGCCCTGTTCATCCAGGCCACACCCCCGCAGCTGCCCGTGCTGGCGGTGGCCGTGCTGGTCGGGCTGGGGGCCTCCGCGCTGAGCCACTTCGTGCTCGTGCCCCGGCGGCCCGCCCAGGCCATGCGGCGCATCGTGGTGGCCTTCCGCAGCAGGCTCGGACAGGTCGTGGACGCCGCCGCCAACGTCGTGCGCACCCCCGACGAACGGCGGCGCGAGCAGCTGCGGCGCAAGTTCGCCCGGCTGCACGAGTGCGCGCTGATGATCGAGACCGAGCTGGCCGAACTGGTCGCCGAGGAGGAGTTCGACCGGTGGCAGCAGCTGGTCATCGACCTGGAGCTGTCCGGCGAACGCGTCGCGGTCGGCGTGCGGCGCGTGGTGGACGAGCCGGAGCTGCCGCCCGGGGTGCGCGAGCAGCTGGTGGCCGAGCTGCGCACGCTGCGCCTGTTCACCGCGCGCCGCCCGGTGGCCGCCGCGCTGCCCACCGGCGAGCTGGCCGGGCCGGAGTCGGTGGAGATGCTGCGCAAGGCCATGCGCGAGCTGGCCGAGGACATCCGCACCGCCCGCCAGGTCCAGGAGAACGGCCTGCCCGAGGCAGAGGAGCCGGTCCCGGTCCCCGTCCCGGAACCACCGGCCGAACCGGAGCCACCCGCCGAACAGCCCAAGGCCCGCCCGAAGCTGCGGCCCACCACGCGCCAGGCGATCCAGGCGGTCATCGGCGCGCTGCTGGCCATCGCGGGCGGTGAGCTGCTCTCCGGCCAGCGCTGGTACTGGGCGGTGATCACCGCGTTCCTGGTCTTCGCCAACACCACCTCCCGGGGCGACATCCTCATCCGGGGCCTGCGCCGCACGGTCGGCACGCTGCTGGGCATCCTGGTCGGCATGGCCGCGGCCGTGGTGCTGGCCGGGCACGACCTGCTGCTGCTCGTGCTGATCCTGGGCTGCATCAGCCTGGCCGCCTACGTCGTGCAGGTCTCCTACGGGCTGATGACCTTCTTCACCACGATGATGCTGGGCCTGCTCTACAACCTGCTCGGCACGTTCACCCCCGAACTGCTGGTGCTGCGCCTGGAGGAGACGGTCATCGGCGCGCTCGCGGGCGCGGTGGCCGCCGTGCTGGTGCTGCCCACGAGCACCCGCGCGACCATCCGGGAGGACCTGGCCGGGCTGCTGGAGCAGCTGCGCGAGTTCGTCCGGCACGCCGCCGCGGTGCTCGGGGAGGCCGAGCGGGTGGACCTGATCGAGCAGGCCCGCGAGATCGACCGGAAGCTGGCCGGGCTGCGCAAGGTGGCCGAGCCGATGACGCACGCCGCCAGCCCGTACCGCAGCCAGCGCGGGCAGCTGCGGCGGGTGCTGACCGTGCTGAACAGCTGCGCCTACTACGCGCGCAACCTGGCCGCGCACGCCGAGCCCGCCATGCTCAGCGCGGACGGGCGCCTGCCCGGCACCGCCGAGCGGATCGTGGCCAACCTGGAGGCGGTGCGCGCGGCCGTGCTGGCCGAGGAGGCCAAGCCCGCCGGGGAGGTGGTCGCCGGGACCGGCCTGTCCCCCGCGCCGGGCGGGGAGCTGGCCGCGCGGCGGGTGATCGCCGCCTTCGACCACCTCGACCAGCTGGTGCTGGCCCTGGCCCGCCCGTTCGGGCTGCGGCCAGGGCCGTAG
- a CDS encoding TIGR01777 family oxidoreductase — translation MKLVLTGGSGHVGRLLARELSSRGHHVVVLGRRPVEVPGATWVHWDGRSAGPWWGEVDGADAVVNLAGRSVGCRYTEANLPEMMDSRVDSTRAVGQAIARAVRPPRVWLQMSTATIYAHRFDRANDEATGVLGGAEPGVPAYWKYSVDIARNWEAEAENADTPRTRRVLLRTAMVMSPGSGGVFHALRWLVRLGVGGAVAGGRQYVSWIHGQDFVHAVEFLLEHEAISGPVNLAAPRPLPQREFMRGLRHAMGVPLGVPSTRWLAEVGAFVRRADTELLLKSRRVVPGRLLEAGFGFRYPDWDTAARELVRARVPAPGPG, via the coding sequence ATGAAGCTCGTCCTGACTGGTGGCAGCGGTCATGTCGGTCGGCTGCTCGCTCGTGAGCTGTCCTCCCGGGGGCATCACGTGGTGGTCCTGGGGCGGCGGCCGGTTGAGGTGCCCGGGGCGACCTGGGTGCACTGGGACGGCCGGTCGGCCGGCCCCTGGTGGGGTGAGGTCGACGGGGCCGATGCCGTGGTCAACCTCGCCGGGCGCAGTGTCGGGTGCCGGTACACCGAGGCGAACCTGCCCGAGATGATGGACTCCCGCGTCGACTCCACCCGGGCCGTCGGGCAGGCCATCGCGCGGGCCGTGCGGCCGCCTCGGGTCTGGCTCCAGATGAGCACCGCCACCATCTACGCGCACCGGTTCGACCGGGCCAACGACGAGGCGACCGGCGTCCTCGGGGGTGCGGAGCCCGGGGTGCCCGCGTACTGGAAGTACAGCGTGGACATCGCCCGGAACTGGGAGGCCGAGGCGGAGAACGCGGACACCCCGCGCACCCGGCGGGTGCTGCTGCGCACCGCCATGGTCATGAGTCCCGGGTCCGGTGGGGTCTTCCACGCGTTGCGCTGGCTCGTGCGGCTCGGCGTGGGTGGGGCCGTCGCGGGTGGCCGGCAGTACGTGTCCTGGATCCACGGGCAGGACTTCGTGCACGCCGTGGAGTTCCTGCTCGAACACGAGGCGATCAGCGGGCCGGTGAACCTCGCCGCGCCCCGGCCGCTGCCGCAGCGGGAGTTCATGCGCGGGCTCCGGCACGCCATGGGCGTACCCCTCGGGGTGCCGTCGACGCGGTGGCTGGCCGAGGTGGGGGCCTTCGTGCGGCGGGCGGACACCGAGCTGCTGCTCAAGAGCCGCCGGGTGGTACCCGGACGGCTGCTGGAGGCCGGGTTCGGTTTCCGGTACCCCGACTGGGACACGGCGGCGCGGGAGCTCGTGCGTGCGCGCGTTCCGGCGCCCGGTCCGGGATAG
- a CDS encoding TetR/AcrR family transcriptional regulator — protein sequence MSARSAEQGFHPPQQARSRESLQKVLAAAEHVLAHQGHEEFTVAAVAEQARLSVGAIYRRFTGKDQLLHAVKDQLLGRLETSVDEALRPPAHALDEVVGAFTRALADTFARHSRIFPELLDGQRAEGRDRGLQALAAIQGIFVEAVIPHLGEVSRADPEAAVRMTARTVIGACVHRAATCRYWPDDLTWDTWAAETVALALAYLRGPAGAR from the coding sequence GTGAGTGCGCGATCCGCCGAGCAGGGCTTCCACCCGCCACAGCAAGCCCGCAGCCGGGAGTCGCTGCAGAAGGTGCTGGCCGCCGCCGAGCACGTGCTGGCCCACCAGGGCCACGAGGAGTTCACCGTCGCGGCGGTCGCCGAGCAGGCGAGACTGTCAGTGGGCGCGATCTACCGCCGGTTCACGGGCAAGGACCAGCTGCTGCACGCGGTGAAGGACCAGCTGCTCGGGCGGTTGGAGACCAGCGTCGACGAGGCGCTCCGCCCACCGGCACACGCACTGGACGAGGTCGTCGGCGCTTTCACCCGGGCCCTGGCGGACACCTTCGCCCGCCACAGCCGGATCTTTCCCGAGCTGCTCGACGGCCAGCGCGCCGAGGGACGCGACCGTGGCCTCCAGGCCCTGGCCGCGATCCAGGGCATCTTCGTCGAGGCCGTCATCCCGCACCTCGGGGAGGTCTCCCGAGCTGACCCCGAAGCGGCGGTCCGGATGACCGCCCGGACCGTCATCGGCGCCTGCGTGCACCGCGCCGCGACCTGCCGGTACTGGCCCGACGACCTGACCTGGGACACGTGGGCCGCCGAGACGGTCGCGCTGGCGCTCGCCTACCTGCGGGGCCCAGCCGGGGCGCGGTGA
- the wzt gene encoding galactan export ABC transporter ATP-binding subunit Wzt/RfbE, producing MVGIEVRGAYVDFPIFDARTRSLKKQVFGKVGGKIGAGAKVPVIEALRDITLSLTEGDRVALVGHNGAGKSTLLRLLSGIHEPTRGSAHITGKVAPVFDLGVGMDPEVSGYENVLIRGLFLGMTRRQMKARLDDIAEFTELGDYLALPLRTYSAGMRVRLAIGVVTTIDPEILILDEGLGAVDAAFIAKARQRLVDLAQRSGLLVFASHVEELLRELCTTAIWMDEGRVLRHGPLEEVLAAYRGQGSREPVDAAHP from the coding sequence GTGGTCGGCATCGAGGTGCGGGGCGCCTACGTCGATTTCCCGATCTTCGACGCGAGGACCCGGTCGCTGAAGAAACAGGTCTTCGGCAAGGTGGGCGGCAAGATCGGTGCCGGGGCGAAGGTCCCGGTCATCGAGGCCCTGCGGGACATCACCCTGTCCCTGACCGAAGGTGACCGGGTCGCCCTGGTCGGGCACAACGGCGCGGGCAAGTCCACGCTGCTGCGGTTGCTGTCCGGCATCCACGAGCCGACGCGAGGCAGCGCGCACATCACCGGCAAGGTGGCTCCCGTGTTCGACCTCGGCGTGGGCATGGACCCCGAGGTGTCGGGTTACGAGAACGTCCTGATCCGGGGCCTGTTCCTCGGCATGACCCGCAGGCAGATGAAGGCGCGGCTGGACGACATCGCGGAGTTCACCGAGCTGGGCGACTACCTGGCCCTGCCCCTGCGCACCTACTCCGCCGGCATGCGGGTACGGCTGGCCATCGGTGTGGTGACCACCATCGACCCCGAGATCCTCATCCTGGACGAGGGGCTCGGTGCGGTCGACGCGGCGTTCATCGCCAAGGCCCGCCAGCGGCTGGTGGACCTCGCCCAGCGCTCCGGGCTCCTGGTGTTCGCCTCGCACGTGGAGGAGCTGCTGCGGGAGCTGTGCACCACCGCGATCTGGATGGACGAGGGCCGGGTGCTCCGGCACGGCCCGCTGGAGGAGGTCCTCGCCGCCTACCGGGGCCAGGGGAGCCGCGAGCCCGTCGACGCGGCCCACCCCTGA
- a CDS encoding LLM class flavin-dependent oxidoreductase — MRFSINIPNFGDFADAHTVAKVARAAEEAGWDGLFVWDHVVHDKRERRGQPFGDPWMLLTAAALATSRLRLGTLVTPVARRRPEQLARQVATLDALTGGRVIFGAGLGGPVEDEFGSFGEPTDPVVLAQRLDEGLELLARYWSGEPVNHEGRHFRVHDVTLLPATVQRPRVPVWVGGFWPNRRPFRRAARWDGVVPLFETARHGHPPAAQEVRDLVAYVREHRAAGPFEVVLGGATEPGRAAEVIGPLAEAGATWWDERQVQTSAELDKLGPVLRRIEQGPPAV; from the coding sequence ATGCGCTTCTCCATCAACATCCCGAACTTCGGCGACTTCGCCGACGCCCACACGGTCGCGAAGGTGGCCCGGGCGGCGGAGGAGGCCGGGTGGGACGGGCTGTTCGTCTGGGACCACGTCGTGCACGACAAGCGGGAGCGCCGGGGCCAGCCGTTCGGGGACCCCTGGATGCTCCTGACCGCGGCGGCCCTGGCCACCTCCCGCCTCCGCCTGGGCACCCTGGTCACCCCGGTGGCCCGCCGCCGCCCGGAACAGCTGGCCCGCCAGGTCGCGACCCTGGACGCGCTCACCGGCGGCCGGGTGATCTTCGGCGCGGGTCTGGGCGGACCGGTCGAGGACGAGTTCGGCAGCTTCGGCGAACCCACCGACCCGGTCGTCCTGGCCCAGCGCCTGGACGAGGGCCTGGAGCTGCTGGCCCGCTACTGGTCGGGCGAACCGGTCAACCACGAGGGCAGGCACTTCCGCGTCCACGACGTCACCCTTCTTCCCGCCACCGTCCAACGCCCCCGCGTCCCGGTCTGGGTGGGCGGCTTCTGGCCCAACCGCCGCCCCTTCCGCCGGGCGGCCCGCTGGGACGGCGTCGTCCCGCTGTTCGAGACCGCCAGGCACGGCCACCCCCCGGCTGCCCAGGAGGTCCGGGATCTCGTGGCGTACGTGCGGGAACACCGGGCGGCGGGGCCGTTCGAGGTGGTGCTCGGCGGTGCCACCGAGCCGGGGCGGGCGGCGGAGGTCATCGGGCCGCTGGCCGAGGCCGGGGCGACGTGGTGGGACGAGCGGCAGGTGCAGACGAGTGCGGAGCTGGACAAGCTCGGGCCGGTGCTGCGCCGGATCGAGCAGGGGCCGCCCGCGGTGTGA
- a CDS encoding PP2C family protein-serine/threonine phosphatase — protein MSEPDPPRAVCQGAATHPGSRRHNADSSAHDTDPETGMSCWAVADGIGDRLDAGEAAHTAATTSARCGVVDGAGAGLLAAADALADPDVEWPRANCVLVVAAQRSGGRIDIAWAGDARCYRYAAGELTLLTRDHTAGEWMRRSGDPDRVARAHRYDHIVTTTVATARRDGHDRVSTDDDFDALLLCSDGIGKVLPDEDIVALLDEHAADPQHCAEHLVAAAVAEAGPDADNATALVVFPER, from the coding sequence TTGTCCGAGCCCGACCCTCCCCGTGCCGTCTGCCAAGGGGCCGCCACCCACCCGGGCAGTCGCAGGCACAACGCCGACTCCAGCGCGCACGACACCGATCCCGAGACCGGCATGTCGTGCTGGGCGGTGGCCGACGGCATCGGCGACCGCCTGGACGCGGGCGAGGCCGCCCACACCGCGGCCACCACGTCAGCCCGCTGCGGCGTGGTGGACGGCGCGGGCGCGGGCCTGCTGGCCGCCGCCGACGCGCTGGCCGACCCGGACGTGGAGTGGCCGCGCGCCAACTGCGTGCTGGTGGTCGCCGCGCAGCGCTCGGGCGGCCGCATCGACATCGCCTGGGCGGGTGACGCGCGCTGCTACCGCTACGCCGCGGGCGAACTGACCCTGCTCACCCGCGACCACACCGCCGGGGAGTGGATGCGCCGCAGCGGCGACCCGGACCGGGTGGCGCGGGCGCACCGCTACGACCACATCGTGACCACCACGGTCGCCACGGCCCGCCGCGACGGCCACGACCGGGTGAGCACCGACGACGACTTCGACGCCCTGCTGCTGTGCTCGGACGGCATCGGCAAGGTGCTGCCGGATGAGGACATCGTGGCGCTGCTGGACGAGCACGCGGCCGACCCGCAGCACTGCGCCGAGCACCTGGTGGCGGCCGCGGTGGCCGAGGCGGGCCCGGACGCGGACAACGCCACCGCGCTGGTGGTGTTCCCGGAGCGGTAA